One stretch of Streptomyces sp. A2-16 DNA includes these proteins:
- a CDS encoding FUSC family protein produces the protein MHLPPWLAHALRAQRGPIPWSAVVRGALSAGPLLLAGVLADRTSLGVVAAIAAMLAGINDRPGSRRVSVRRIGAPALAGAAGMAVGTYAGQYAGAVTLTLLLTLVGLVAGGISAVGPVASGAGTQLLVGSAIGAGMPLPLEGWLRAAAYLGGACWLLALRLALPTPGSLAGDFRFDGEREAVAEVYDAVAALLDAVGGENATSRRVALTAALDHAQDALTGPRLRRYASSAAERRLHAQYAAALPLAEAATALAWAEEAVPGRASAGPRRLAAAVRGNTHTGPLPAPNRSGPALRALDDALLRAAEAFDRGRGGDLHTRRRTVRDLLRAVFGAGGREYGLRVALCFGASAAVAQALHHSHWYGEHAHWYWLPATAVFLVKPDLGPLASRVLCRAAGTVLGALVFAGFALVLPRPEGLIALVAVGGALIPVATRHFAAQTAVVTVLVLALVMVGGEPQASASRITETLLACAIVLIVGHLPMPGQRGGGVRSRLTAAGEAAQAYLTHVLREAEGSGLRDSSWPALRQAVRRVRTEDTDDTENTGDTRAVRWTLRREAYRALAEARTAIALAAAELPPLARHSEGSDEIVAVLEGIVDTTTACAVHLDDSGRLAPEQVRRLTELLDELHRLDEGHRRVGVRLPEVPLAG, from the coding sequence ATGCACCTACCGCCCTGGCTCGCCCACGCCCTTCGTGCCCAGCGCGGGCCGATTCCCTGGAGTGCCGTGGTGCGCGGGGCGCTGTCCGCCGGGCCCCTGCTGCTGGCCGGAGTGCTCGCCGACCGCACCTCGCTCGGTGTCGTCGCCGCCATCGCCGCCATGCTGGCCGGGATCAACGACCGGCCCGGGAGCCGACGGGTCTCGGTGCGGAGGATCGGGGCGCCCGCGCTCGCGGGGGCGGCCGGGATGGCGGTCGGGACGTACGCGGGGCAGTACGCGGGGGCCGTGACCCTCACCCTTCTCCTCACCCTCGTCGGGCTGGTCGCCGGCGGCATCAGCGCCGTCGGTCCCGTCGCCTCCGGAGCCGGAACGCAGTTGCTCGTCGGCTCCGCCATCGGGGCCGGGATGCCCCTGCCGTTGGAAGGCTGGCTGCGGGCCGCCGCCTACCTCGGCGGAGCCTGCTGGCTGCTCGCGCTGCGCCTCGCCCTGCCCACCCCCGGCTCCCTCGCCGGGGACTTCCGGTTCGACGGCGAGCGGGAGGCCGTCGCCGAGGTGTACGACGCCGTCGCCGCCCTCCTCGACGCCGTGGGCGGGGAGAACGCCACCTCGCGGCGCGTCGCGCTCACCGCCGCTCTCGACCACGCGCAGGACGCGCTCACCGGGCCCCGGCTGCGGCGGTACGCCAGCTCGGCCGCCGAGCGGCGGCTGCACGCGCAGTACGCCGCCGCGCTGCCCCTCGCCGAGGCCGCCACCGCGCTCGCCTGGGCGGAGGAAGCGGTGCCCGGGCGGGCCTCCGCGGGACCCCGGCGGCTCGCCGCCGCCGTACGGGGGAACACGCACACCGGACCGCTGCCCGCGCCCAACCGGTCGGGGCCCGCGCTGCGGGCGCTCGACGACGCGTTGCTGCGGGCCGCCGAGGCGTTCGACCGGGGCCGGGGTGGGGACCTGCACACGCGCCGACGCACCGTCCGGGACCTGCTGCGGGCCGTCTTCGGGGCCGGTGGGCGGGAGTACGGGCTGCGGGTCGCCCTCTGCTTCGGGGCCAGTGCCGCCGTGGCACAGGCGCTGCACCACTCCCACTGGTACGGGGAGCACGCGCACTGGTACTGGCTGCCCGCCACCGCCGTCTTCCTCGTCAAGCCCGACCTCGGACCGCTCGCCTCCCGGGTGCTGTGCCGGGCCGCCGGGACCGTCCTGGGCGCGCTGGTCTTCGCCGGGTTCGCGCTGGTGCTGCCGCGGCCCGAAGGGCTCATCGCGCTCGTCGCCGTCGGCGGGGCGCTCATCCCGGTTGCCACCCGGCACTTCGCCGCGCAGACCGCCGTCGTCACGGTGCTGGTCCTGGCGCTCGTCATGGTGGGCGGCGAGCCGCAGGCCTCCGCCAGCCGGATCACCGAGACCCTGCTCGCCTGCGCCATCGTGCTGATCGTGGGTCATCTGCCGATGCCGGGACAGCGGGGCGGGGGAGTCCGATCCCGGCTGACAGCGGCGGGCGAGGCGGCGCAGGCGTACCTCACGCATGTCCTGCGGGAGGCCGAGGGGTCCGGTCTGCGGGACAGTTCGTGGCCGGCCTTGCGGCAGGCCGTGCGGCGTGTCCGCACCGAGGACACCGACGACACCGAGAACACCGGCGACACGCGGGCCGTGCGCTGGACCCTCCGTCGGGAGGCCTACCGCGCGCTCGCCGAGGCCCGTACCGCCATCGCCCTCGCCGCCGCCGAACTCCCGCCGCTCGCCCGGCACTCGGAGGGCTCGGACGAGATCGTCGCCGTGCTCGAAGGGATCGTCGACACGACCACCGCGTGCGCCGTGCACCTGGACGACTCCGGCCGGCTCGCCCCCGAACAGGTTCGGCGGCTCACCGAACTCCTCGACGAACTCCACCGACTCGACGAGGGCCACCGGCGCGTGGGGGTCCGGCTGCCCGAAGTCCCCCTGGCCGGTTAG
- a CDS encoding nucleotidyltransferase domain-containing protein: MSPTHCDADFLEITTDRLAALPAVRAVALGGSRAQGTARPDSDWDLAVYYRGTFDPAALRAVGWEGEVSELGGWGGGVFNGGAWLTIDGRRVDVHYRDLDAVERELAEAREGRFRVEPLLFHLAGIPTYLIVAELAINQVLRGDLPRPDAYPPKLRTSAATRWRDTAHLTLAYAEANHAPAGRLTETAGALATAAVQMGHSVLAARGEWVTNEKRLLERAGLREVDRIVESLTASPAAAVRAVTEVRELFDAAG; the protein is encoded by the coding sequence ATGTCTCCCACGCACTGTGACGCGGACTTCCTCGAGATCACCACCGACCGCCTCGCCGCCCTGCCCGCCGTCCGGGCCGTGGCCCTCGGTGGCTCGCGTGCCCAGGGGACCGCGCGACCGGACAGCGACTGGGACCTGGCGGTCTACTACCGGGGCACGTTCGACCCGGCCGCCCTGCGCGCCGTCGGCTGGGAGGGCGAGGTGTCCGAGCTCGGCGGCTGGGGCGGCGGGGTGTTCAACGGCGGCGCGTGGCTGACGATCGACGGGCGGCGGGTCGACGTCCACTACCGGGACCTCGACGCGGTGGAGCGGGAGCTGGCGGAGGCGCGGGAGGGCCGCTTCCGGGTCGAGCCCCTGCTCTTCCACCTCGCGGGCATCCCCACCTACCTGATCGTGGCCGAACTCGCGATCAACCAGGTCCTGCGGGGCGACCTCCCGCGCCCCGACGCCTACCCGCCGAAACTCCGCACCTCGGCCGCCACCCGCTGGCGCGACACCGCCCACCTCACCCTCGCCTACGCCGAGGCCAACCATGCCCCGGCCGGCCGCCTCACCGAGACCGCGGGCGCCCTCGCCACGGCCGCCGTCCAGATGGGCCACTCCGTGCTGGCGGCCCGGGGAGAGTGGGTGACGAACGAGAAGCGGCTGCTGGAACGGGCCGGGCTGCGGGAGGTCGACCGGATCGTCGAGTCCCTGACGGCGTCACCCGCGGCGGCCGTCCGCGCGGTGACGGAGGTACGGGAACTGTTCGACGCGGCGGGCTGA
- a CDS encoding RidA family protein, whose amino-acid sequence MIQRVTAPALFPPPTYSHASVVEAGTKLAFLAGSVPLDAEGNLVGAGDPARQAEQVIANLKEQLLAVGSDLEHVLATDVHVVSSEPAVLSAVWEVVEASGLSAGPHSSTLIGVACLGYTGQLVEITATAVVPQEAGR is encoded by the coding sequence GTGATCCAGCGCGTCACCGCCCCGGCCCTCTTCCCGCCGCCGACCTACTCCCACGCCTCCGTCGTCGAGGCCGGCACGAAGCTCGCGTTCCTCGCCGGGTCCGTTCCGCTGGACGCCGAGGGGAACCTCGTCGGTGCGGGGGATCCGGCGCGGCAGGCCGAGCAGGTGATCGCGAATCTGAAGGAGCAGCTGCTCGCCGTCGGCAGCGACTTGGAGCATGTGCTGGCGACCGACGTGCATGTCGTGAGCAGCGAGCCCGCGGTGCTGTCCGCCGTGTGGGAGGTCGTCGAGGCGTCCGGGCTGAGCGCCGGGCCGCACTCGTCGACGCTGATCGGCGTCGCCTGTCTCGGCTACACGGGCCAGTTGGTGGAGATCACGGCGACGGCCGTGGTCCCTCAGGAGGCGGGGCGGTGA
- a CDS encoding GNAT family N-acetyltransferase — MSGVVIRRATAADASAAADVYLRSFTAALPTVTRPRSDDEVRAHIRDIVVPLRETWVAVAEEQVVGLMVLADDLLSQLYLDPDWRGRGIGDRFVALAKERSPQGLSLWTFQVNKPAHRFYERHGFVEAERTDGSGNEEREPDVRYVWRP, encoded by the coding sequence GTGAGCGGGGTCGTCATCCGCCGGGCCACCGCCGCCGACGCCTCCGCCGCGGCCGACGTGTATCTGCGTTCCTTCACCGCCGCGTTGCCGACGGTGACGCGGCCCCGGTCCGACGACGAGGTGCGCGCCCACATCCGGGACATCGTGGTGCCGTTGCGGGAGACGTGGGTGGCTGTGGCGGAGGAACAGGTCGTGGGCCTCATGGTCCTCGCCGACGATCTGCTGTCCCAGCTGTATCTCGACCCCGACTGGCGGGGGCGCGGCATCGGCGACCGGTTCGTCGCGCTCGCCAAGGAACGCAGTCCCCAGGGGCTGAGCCTGTGGACCTTCCAGGTCAACAAGCCGGCCCACCGCTTCTACGAGCGCCACGGCTTCGTCGAGGCCGAACGCACCGACGGCAGCGGCAACGAGGAGCGGGAACCGGACGTGCGGTACGTCTGGCGACCCTGA
- a CDS encoding aspartate/glutamate racemase family protein, whose translation MRIVVTNCNTTQEMTEEIVRGARAAAGPGTTVLGLTPAWGPESAEGWLDSYLSAAAVIDLLRTYEGPSYDAVVMAGFGEHGREGVRELVDVPVVDITEAAAHLACLLGRRYGVVTTLERSCGQIEDSLELAGVGRNCAAVIGTGLGVLDLGDADRTEAAFLAAAERVREAGAEVLVLGCAGMTGLQRTVGEKLGLPVVDGVGAAVKLAESLVGLGLTTSRAGGYAKPVPKRRVWGAPPG comes from the coding sequence GTGCGGATCGTCGTCACCAACTGCAACACCACGCAGGAGATGACCGAGGAGATCGTACGAGGTGCCCGGGCCGCGGCAGGCCCGGGCACCACCGTGCTCGGACTCACCCCCGCGTGGGGCCCGGAGTCCGCCGAGGGCTGGCTCGACAGCTACCTCTCCGCGGCGGCGGTCATCGACCTGCTGCGCACGTACGAGGGGCCTTCCTACGACGCCGTCGTCATGGCCGGCTTCGGTGAGCACGGCCGGGAGGGCGTCCGGGAGTTGGTGGACGTACCGGTCGTCGACATCACCGAGGCCGCCGCCCATCTGGCCTGTCTGCTCGGTCGGCGCTACGGGGTCGTCACCACGCTGGAGCGCTCCTGCGGGCAGATCGAGGACAGCCTGGAGCTGGCGGGGGTGGGGCGCAACTGCGCCGCCGTCATCGGGACCGGGCTCGGCGTTCTCGACCTCGGCGACGCGGACCGCACGGAGGCCGCGTTCCTGGCCGCCGCCGAGCGGGTGCGGGAGGCGGGCGCCGAGGTGTTGGTGCTGGGCTGCGCCGGGATGACCGGGCTGCAGCGGACGGTGGGGGAGAAGCTCGGGCTTCCCGTCGTCGACGGGGTGGGGGCGGCGGTGAAGCTCGCGGAGTCCCTGGTGGGACTGGGGCTCACGACCAGCCGGGCGGGCGGGTACGCGAAGCCGGTGCCGAAGAGGCGGGTGTGGGGAGCGCCGCCGGGCTGA
- a CDS encoding NCS1 family nucleobase:cation symporter-1: protein MSLADRAEVTGTPAFVPDPRLTNEDLAPAGKRNWKVFDLFAMWMSDVHNLGNYTFAAGLLVLGMNVWQVFTSLLVGFVLIYIGMNWMGKIGQRHGVPFPVVSRISFGVWGANIPALIRAVIAIMWYGIQTYLASVAVNVMLLAAWPGLESWTHSSFLGLDALGWVSFLSLWLIQALIISQGMESVRKFQDFCGPAIWLVMIALAVWVLAKAGWSISLTTTPHPVSVGEQWRQWFGAIGLILATYGTLMLNFCDFSRFAPDYKTVRRGNFWGLPINSTAFVVVSVIVTAGSLEVWGEAITDPAELVAKVGNTWVMVLGALTFAIATMGVNIVANFVSPAYDLANVWPQKITFRVGGMISTVAALVVTPWNLFSNPTVVNYFLGGLGAFLGPLFGVIMLDYYWVKKGRVDVDELFKAEPGSRYYYRKGVNPKALWAFLPAAAVAGVLALVKTFSDVAPYSWFIGTALAAGLYALLCRSERTAPVEEPVEV from the coding sequence GTGTCCCTCGCCGACCGTGCCGAAGTCACCGGCACACCAGCGTTCGTCCCCGATCCCCGGCTCACCAACGAAGACCTCGCGCCCGCGGGCAAGCGGAACTGGAAGGTCTTCGACCTCTTCGCCATGTGGATGTCCGACGTCCACAACCTCGGCAACTACACCTTCGCGGCCGGTCTGCTGGTCCTCGGCATGAACGTGTGGCAGGTCTTCACCTCCCTGCTCGTCGGCTTCGTGCTCATCTACATCGGCATGAACTGGATGGGGAAGATCGGCCAGCGCCACGGCGTGCCGTTCCCCGTGGTCAGCCGCATCAGCTTCGGTGTGTGGGGCGCCAACATCCCGGCTCTCATCCGGGCCGTGATCGCCATCATGTGGTACGGCATCCAGACCTACCTCGCCTCCGTCGCGGTCAACGTGATGCTGCTGGCCGCCTGGCCGGGCCTCGAGTCCTGGACGCACAGCTCCTTCCTGGGCCTCGACGCGCTCGGCTGGGTCTCCTTCCTCTCCCTGTGGCTGATCCAGGCGCTGATCATCAGCCAGGGCATGGAGTCGGTCCGCAAGTTCCAGGACTTCTGCGGCCCGGCGATCTGGCTCGTCATGATCGCGCTGGCGGTCTGGGTGCTGGCCAAGGCCGGCTGGAGCATCTCGCTCACCACCACCCCGCACCCGGTCTCGGTCGGTGAGCAGTGGCGGCAGTGGTTCGGCGCGATCGGCCTGATCCTCGCCACCTACGGCACCCTCATGCTCAACTTCTGCGACTTCTCCCGCTTCGCTCCGGACTACAAGACCGTCCGCCGCGGCAACTTCTGGGGTCTGCCGATCAACTCCACGGCCTTCGTGGTCGTCTCCGTGATCGTGACCGCGGGCTCGCTGGAGGTCTGGGGCGAGGCCATCACCGACCCGGCCGAGCTCGTCGCCAAGGTCGGCAACACCTGGGTGATGGTGCTGGGCGCGCTCACCTTCGCCATCGCCACCATGGGCGTCAACATCGTCGCCAACTTCGTCTCACCGGCGTACGACCTCGCCAACGTCTGGCCGCAGAAGATCACCTTCAGGGTCGGCGGCATGATCAGCACGGTCGCCGCGCTCGTCGTGACCCCGTGGAACCTCTTCTCCAACCCCACGGTCGTCAACTACTTCCTCGGCGGCCTCGGCGCCTTCCTGGGCCCGCTGTTCGGCGTGATCATGCTCGACTACTACTGGGTCAAGAAGGGCCGCGTGGACGTCGACGAGCTGTTCAAGGCCGAGCCCGGCTCCCGCTACTACTACCGCAAGGGCGTCAACCCCAAGGCCCTGTGGGCGTTCCTGCCCGCGGCCGCCGTCGCCGGGGTCCTCGCCCTGGTGAAGACGTTCAGCGACGTGGCCCCGTACTCCTGGTTCATCGGTACGGCCCTCGCAGCCGGCCTGTACGCGCTGCTGTGCCGCAGCGAGCGGACCGCCCCCGTCGAAGAGCCCGTGGAGGTCTGA
- a CDS encoding GntR family transcriptional regulator, producing the protein MSSTTNTEPLGAVRERVLATLRQEIIAGGLRPGDRLVERELADRFGVSRVPVREAIRALVAEGFVHFETPRRTVVRRLTPNDVKELFELREALEVYAAGLAAARATPEDLAEVERLLDLAATATAAGDAETITDVNSRLHDSIVAMARNSLLVEALEPVAGRLRWMTRRNEEWPQLLVEHRDLYEAIASGDPERARAHALAHVRTNYESTVRQLFGDTGEPV; encoded by the coding sequence ATGAGCTCCACGACGAACACCGAGCCCCTCGGCGCCGTCCGCGAACGCGTCCTGGCCACCCTGCGGCAGGAGATCATCGCGGGCGGACTGCGCCCCGGCGACCGGCTGGTCGAGCGGGAGCTCGCCGACCGCTTCGGGGTCTCCCGGGTGCCGGTCCGCGAGGCGATCCGCGCGCTGGTCGCCGAGGGCTTCGTCCACTTCGAGACCCCTCGCCGCACGGTCGTACGGCGACTGACCCCCAACGACGTCAAGGAACTCTTCGAACTGCGCGAGGCGTTGGAGGTGTACGCCGCAGGGCTCGCCGCGGCCCGGGCGACCCCGGAGGATCTCGCCGAGGTGGAGCGGCTCCTCGACCTCGCGGCCACCGCGACCGCGGCGGGCGACGCGGAGACCATCACGGACGTCAACAGCCGTCTGCACGACAGCATCGTGGCGATGGCCCGCAACAGCCTGCTGGTCGAGGCCCTGGAACCGGTTGCGGGGCGGCTGCGCTGGATGACCCGGCGCAACGAGGAGTGGCCCCAGCTCCTCGTCGAACACCGGGACCTGTACGAGGCGATCGCCTCGGGCGACCCGGAGCGGGCCCGGGCGCACGCCCTGGCCCATGTGCGGACCAACTACGAGTCGACGGTACGGCAGTTGTTCGGGGACACGGGCGAGCCGGTCTAG
- the pip gene encoding prolyl aminopeptidase, producing MPLYPEIEPHDHGMLDVGDGNLVYWETCGNPDGKPAVVLHGGPGSGCTPWARRLFDPAAYRIVLLDQRGAGRSRPHASAYDTDMSVNTTPRLIADLELLRRHLGIERWLVWGLSFGSVLGLRYAQTHPQAVTELVLTGVATGSDAEVALLTRGVGKIFPEAFERFVGELPLAERDGNLAAAYNRLLESPDAAVRERAARAWTDWETATIPAPPRSVERFEDPVFRMGFARTVTHYWGNGHFLDEDGAVLRDAPLLKDIPGTLVQGSLDFGNLLGTVWRLHHAWPGSELTVIDEAGHSPGAPGTVEALVEATDRYARGWTR from the coding sequence ATGCCTCTCTACCCGGAGATCGAACCCCACGACCACGGCATGCTCGACGTCGGCGACGGCAACCTCGTGTACTGGGAGACCTGCGGGAACCCGGACGGCAAGCCGGCGGTGGTGCTGCACGGCGGTCCGGGGTCAGGGTGCACGCCGTGGGCGCGCCGGCTGTTCGACCCCGCCGCGTACCGGATCGTGCTGCTGGACCAGCGCGGTGCCGGGCGGTCGAGGCCGCACGCGAGCGCGTACGACACCGACATGAGCGTCAACACGACCCCGCGTCTCATCGCGGACCTGGAGTTGCTGCGGCGGCATCTGGGGATCGAGCGGTGGCTGGTGTGGGGTCTGTCGTTCGGGTCGGTGCTGGGGTTGCGGTACGCGCAGACGCATCCGCAGGCCGTGACGGAGCTCGTGCTGACGGGCGTCGCGACCGGGTCCGATGCCGAGGTCGCACTGCTGACCAGGGGAGTGGGGAAGATCTTCCCCGAGGCTTTCGAGCGGTTCGTCGGCGAGCTGCCCCTCGCCGAGCGGGACGGGAACCTCGCCGCCGCCTACAACCGCTTGCTGGAGTCGCCCGACGCGGCGGTCCGTGAGCGGGCGGCGCGGGCCTGGACCGACTGGGAGACGGCGACCATTCCCGCCCCGCCCAGATCGGTCGAGCGTTTCGAGGACCCGGTGTTCCGGATGGGCTTCGCCCGTACCGTCACCCACTACTGGGGCAACGGTCACTTCCTCGACGAGGACGGCGCCGTCCTGCGCGACGCGCCCCTGTTGAAGGACATCCCCGGCACCCTCGTGCAGGGCAGCCTCGACTTCGGGAACCTCCTCGGCACCGTCTGGCGGCTCCATCACGCCTGGCCGGGCAGCGAGTTGACGGTGATCGACGAGGCGGGGCACAGCCCCGGGGCCCCCGGCACGGTCGAGGCGCTGGTGGAGGCGACGGACCGGTACGCGCGCGGCTGGACCCGCTAG
- a CDS encoding uracil-DNA glycosylase, giving the protein MDALADLDRRISGCRACPRLVDWREEVARTKRAAFADWTYWGRPVPGFGPPDARMLIVGLAPAAHGGNRTGRMFTGDRSGDVLYQALYDVGLASQPTAVTADDGLELHGVRITSPVHCAPPANKPTPGERDTCRPWLVQELNLLRPTLRSVVVLGAFGWQAALPAFAEAGWSVPRPRPAFGHGTRVPLDGLELFGCFHVSQRNTFTGKLTPEMLRDVLRTAAEAAGLRGRTGENGTTRPSYDG; this is encoded by the coding sequence GTGGATGCCCTGGCCGATCTCGACCGCCGGATCTCGGGCTGTCGTGCCTGCCCGCGGTTGGTCGACTGGCGGGAGGAGGTGGCCCGGACCAAGCGGGCCGCGTTCGCCGACTGGACCTACTGGGGCCGGCCGGTGCCAGGGTTCGGGCCGCCGGACGCGCGGATGCTGATCGTCGGGCTCGCGCCGGCCGCGCACGGCGGGAACCGCACCGGGCGGATGTTCACCGGTGACCGTTCCGGGGACGTGCTGTACCAGGCGCTGTACGACGTCGGGCTGGCCTCGCAGCCGACCGCCGTGACCGCGGACGACGGACTGGAGCTGCACGGCGTGCGGATCACCTCGCCCGTGCACTGCGCCCCGCCCGCCAACAAGCCGACCCCCGGGGAGCGTGACACCTGCCGGCCCTGGCTGGTCCAGGAGCTGAACCTGCTGCGGCCGACGCTGCGGTCCGTGGTCGTGCTCGGGGCCTTCGGCTGGCAGGCCGCGCTGCCCGCGTTCGCCGAGGCGGGCTGGAGCGTGCCCCGGCCGAGGCCCGCCTTCGGCCACGGGACGCGCGTCCCGCTCGACGGCCTCGAACTCTTCGGCTGCTTCCACGTCAGTCAGCGCAACACCTTCACCGGCAAGCTCACGCCCGAGATGCTGCGGGACGTGCTGCGCACGGCGGCCGAGGCGGCGGGACTGCGGGGCCGTACCGGCGAAAACGGGACGACGAGGCCGTCGTACGACGGTTAG